From one Halothece sp. PCC 7418 genomic stretch:
- a CDS encoding Uma2 family endonuclease → MMRLEKRLFTVSEYQKMAEVGILTERDRVELMAGEIIPISPIGYRHAATVKRLNDLFGQRIGNQAIRGIQDPIVLDNQSQPQPDVVLLHPRSDYYASGHPQPQDIYLLVEVADSSITYDREIKIPLYAQAEIPEVWLIDLNENSVEVYQNPLRDRFSHLQILQQNLSISSLAFPKITFTIAELLGTDLDNFSN, encoded by the coding sequence ATGATGCGATTGGAAAAACGTTTATTTACGGTCAGTGAATATCAAAAAATGGCGGAAGTTGGAATTTTAACAGAGCGCGATCGCGTAGAATTAATGGCAGGAGAAATTATTCCCATATCTCCCATTGGTTATCGTCATGCTGCAACGGTTAAACGTCTGAATGACTTATTCGGTCAACGCATAGGAAACCAAGCCATCCGAGGAATACAAGATCCGATTGTTTTAGATAATCAATCGCAACCACAACCAGATGTAGTGTTATTACATCCTCGTTCTGATTATTATGCCAGTGGACATCCGCAACCACAAGACATTTATTTACTCGTTGAAGTTGCAGACAGTAGCATTACTTACGATCGCGAGATTAAAATCCCTTTATATGCTCAGGCTGAAATTCCAGAAGTGTGGCTGATTGATCTTAATGAAAATAGTGTAGAAGTATATCAAAATCCGTTGCGCGATCGCTTTTCTCATCTTCAAATTTTACAACAAAATTTGAGCATTTCAAGTCTGGCTTTTCCTAAAATTACTTTTACCATTGCTGAACTTCTTGGAACTGATCTAGACAATTTTTCCAACTAA
- a CDS encoding diflavin flavoprotein: protein MVATPVQEKRLTIQTADLTSDTTAIRCLDWDRDRFDIEFGLQNGTTYNSFLIRGEKTALVDTSHEKFRDQYLSQLKALIDPTEIDYLVISHTEPDHSGLVKEILEIAPQAIVVGSKVAIQFLEGFVHQPFDRQVVKTGEKLDLGKGHELEFVNAPNLHWPDTMLTYDWGNGILFTCDVFGMHYCSDDLLDNDLEAISPDYRFYYDCLMGPNARSVLSALKRMGKLGDVAMVANGHGPILRYNVEELINRYRTWSENKAKGEKTVAVFYVSDYGYSDRASQAIAYGITKTGINVEMMDLLAADQQEVRELVERSNAVVVGMPPASGEKASEASATLGTILASVSSKQAMGVFESYGEDDEPIDPIKTRFSDLGLKEVFPAIRMTDTPNESTYKLCEEAGTDLGQWLQREKTVKQMKSLDSDLDKAMGRLSGGLYIITAKKGDLKSAMLASWVAQASFDPPGISIAVAKDRAIEALMQVGDQFVLNILEEGNYQHLMRHFLKRFKPGADRFEGVNTQGANNGSPILSDSLAYLECEVVSRMECSDHWIVYSKITQGRVSKPESLTAVHHRKVGNHY from the coding sequence ATGGTCGCAACACCCGTACAAGAAAAGCGTTTAACCATTCAAACCGCCGATCTCACGTCTGATACCACTGCAATTCGCTGTTTAGATTGGGATCGCGATCGTTTTGATATTGAATTTGGTTTACAAAATGGAACCACTTACAATTCGTTCCTGATTCGGGGAGAAAAAACCGCTTTAGTCGATACCTCTCATGAAAAGTTCCGCGATCAATATTTATCGCAACTGAAAGCCTTAATTGATCCGACAGAAATTGATTATCTGGTGATTAGTCACACTGAACCTGATCATAGCGGTTTAGTGAAAGAGATTCTAGAAATCGCCCCCCAAGCCATTGTTGTGGGAAGTAAAGTGGCGATTCAGTTTTTAGAAGGATTTGTTCACCAGCCTTTTGACCGTCAAGTGGTGAAAACAGGTGAAAAACTCGATTTAGGAAAGGGTCATGAGTTAGAGTTTGTCAACGCGCCAAACTTACATTGGCCCGATACCATGTTGACCTATGATTGGGGAAACGGCATTTTATTCACCTGTGATGTGTTTGGAATGCACTATTGTAGCGATGACTTACTCGATAATGATTTAGAGGCAATTTCCCCCGATTATCGCTTCTATTATGACTGTTTAATGGGACCGAATGCGCGATCGGTTTTATCGGCGTTAAAACGCATGGGAAAACTGGGCGATGTGGCGATGGTCGCCAATGGTCATGGTCCGATTCTACGCTACAACGTGGAAGAATTAATTAATCGTTATCGCACCTGGAGTGAGAATAAAGCCAAGGGAGAAAAGACAGTTGCTGTCTTTTATGTTTCCGATTATGGTTACAGCGATCGCGCTTCGCAAGCCATTGCTTATGGGATTACGAAAACAGGTATTAATGTGGAAATGATGGACTTGTTGGCAGCCGATCAACAAGAAGTGCGAGAATTAGTAGAACGATCCAACGCTGTTGTGGTGGGAATGCCACCTGCAAGCGGAGAAAAAGCCAGTGAAGCCAGTGCAACTCTCGGAACGATTCTTGCTTCTGTTTCTTCTAAGCAAGCCATGGGCGTTTTTGAATCTTATGGCGAAGATGATGAACCGATTGATCCCATTAAAACTCGTTTCTCGGATTTAGGCTTAAAAGAAGTGTTCCCCGCTATTCGGATGACGGATACGCCGAATGAAAGCACTTACAAGCTGTGTGAGGAAGCGGGAACTGACCTCGGACAATGGTTACAGCGAGAGAAAACCGTGAAACAGATGAAGTCCCTCGATAGTGATTTAGACAAAGCCATGGGACGCTTAAGCGGTGGACTCTATATTATCACGGCGAAAAAAGGCGACCTGAAAAGTGCGATGTTAGCCTCTTGGGTGGCGCAAGCGAGTTTTGATCCGCCAGGGATTAGTATTGCTGTAGCAAAAGATCGCGCGATCGAGGCGTTAATGCAAGTGGGCGATCAATTTGTTCTCAATATTTTAGAAGAAGGGAACTATCAACATCTGATGCGACACTTCCTGAAGCGATTTAAACCAGGTGCCGATCGCTTTGAAGGAGTTAATACCCAAGGGGCAAATAACGGGTCTCCGATTCTCTCCGATTCATTAGCTTACCTTGAATGTGAAGTAGTTAGCCGAATGGAATGCAGCGATCATTGGATTGTTTATAGCAAAATTACCCAAGGGCGAGTTTCCAAACCGGAATCTTTAACCGCAGTTCACCATCGCAAAGTTGGAAATCATTACTAA
- a CDS encoding vitamin K epoxide reductase family protein yields MVRRRSTPWIYRWSRPIIGAIALLGAILTAYLTVQKLTGQTVGCVAGTDAGGNCSNVLNSPYATVFGLPLSLFGFGAYSAIVLFSLGPLLINPQQKKALRKQLEEWSWFLLLIGSVAMTAFSAYLMYLLSFELKTFCPYCIGSAFFSLSLLTLTLLGKDWDDLGQVFFTGIVVGMVTLVGTLGIYSDINNQPAVAQEASVIPLADSAPEPPKGWEITTKSGPAEIALAEHLSSIGAKKYGAFWCPHCFEQKQLFGKTAFDKINYIECDPRGVNPQPEACQAAKIQSYPSWEINGEIYRGTQPLERLSQLSAYQGSTDFKYQLP; encoded by the coding sequence ATGGTAAGACGACGTTCTACCCCTTGGATTTATCGCTGGTCTCGTCCAATCATCGGCGCGATCGCGCTTTTAGGAGCAATTCTCACCGCTTATCTCACCGTCCAAAAATTAACCGGTCAGACCGTCGGTTGTGTCGCTGGTACGGATGCTGGGGGGAATTGTAGCAATGTTCTCAACAGTCCGTATGCAACTGTTTTTGGATTGCCTTTAAGTTTATTTGGCTTTGGGGCTTATAGCGCGATCGTGCTGTTTTCTCTGGGGCCTTTATTAATTAATCCCCAGCAAAAGAAGGCTTTACGTAAACAACTGGAAGAATGGAGTTGGTTTCTCCTTCTAATCGGGTCAGTCGCCATGACTGCTTTCAGTGCCTACCTAATGTATCTTTTATCCTTTGAATTAAAAACCTTCTGTCCCTATTGTATTGGTTCGGCGTTCTTTTCTTTAAGTTTATTAACCCTCACCTTACTGGGTAAAGATTGGGATGATTTAGGACAAGTTTTCTTTACAGGAATTGTTGTGGGGATGGTGACGTTAGTGGGGACATTAGGCATTTATTCTGATATCAATAACCAGCCAGCAGTTGCTCAAGAAGCCAGTGTGATTCCTTTAGCCGACTCTGCACCTGAACCGCCAAAGGGGTGGGAAATTACGACAAAATCAGGACCTGCTGAAATTGCTCTGGCTGAACATTTAAGCAGCATTGGCGCGAAAAAATATGGTGCGTTTTGGTGTCCCCACTGTTTTGAGCAAAAACAGCTATTTGGCAAAACTGCCTTTGATAAAATCAACTATATTGAATGTGACCCCAGAGGAGTGAATCCGCAACCAGAAGCCTGTCAAGCAGCCAAGATTCAATCTTATCCGAGTTGGGAAATTAATGGTGAAATCTATCGAGGAACACAACCTCTAGAGCGATTATCACAACTTTCCGCTTATCAAGGATCAACTGACTTTAAATATCAATTACCATAA
- the grpE gene encoding nucleotide exchange factor GrpE: MTPNEQQQYCLTPKQYQELLDNLSGLLKDKFSLEQEIREKTSQTNAEKAELFLELLELYDGLESLITALKYNPDNPRLMKRLPKSLTSLQNKLLTILKRRNVTLIEHSDSFPDYSVCKVVDREPRDDLEEKTITKIVRQGFWFKEKILRYLEVITSQRSNQSD, from the coding sequence ATGACACCAAATGAGCAACAACAATACTGTCTAACTCCAAAGCAGTATCAGGAGTTATTAGACAACTTAAGCGGTTTGTTAAAAGATAAATTCTCTTTAGAACAAGAAATTAGAGAAAAAACAAGCCAAACCAATGCGGAAAAAGCAGAATTGTTCTTAGAACTGTTAGAACTGTATGATGGTTTAGAATCTTTGATTACTGCTTTAAAATATAATCCTGATAATCCTCGTTTAATGAAACGACTTCCCAAATCTTTAACTAGTTTACAAAATAAACTGTTAACGATTCTTAAAAGACGGAATGTAACTCTCATTGAACACTCTGACTCCTTCCCTGATTATTCAGTTTGTAAAGTTGTTGATCGCGAACCAAGAGATGATTTAGAAGAAAAAACCATTACTAAAATTGTGCGTCAAGGATTTTGGTTCAAAGAAAAAATATTACGCTATCTAGAAGTAATTACTTCTCAACGTTCTAATCAATCGGATTAG
- a CDS encoding DUF1815 family protein has translation MFTRLAHQHRQFIQDLVMNLQALAIVLERRGYLASCYTCGQEMNSASFMVSLGDNHLIRFLVSDYGITWTELCDDRELMKLEGAEAINQLQELANLVKTQVCTTEIEPDPQSPHLLKTEH, from the coding sequence GTGTTTACACGACTAGCTCACCAACATCGCCAATTTATTCAGGACTTGGTCATGAATTTACAGGCCCTTGCTATCGTTTTAGAAAGGCGAGGCTACCTTGCGTCTTGTTATACTTGCGGTCAAGAAATGAATAGTGCTTCCTTTATGGTTAGCTTAGGAGACAATCACCTGATTCGCTTTCTGGTCTCTGATTATGGCATTACGTGGACAGAATTGTGCGATGATCGCGAACTGATGAAATTAGAAGGTGCAGAAGCGATTAATCAACTGCAAGAGTTGGCAAATCTGGTGAAAACGCAAGTTTGTACCACTGAGATTGAACCTGATCCGCAATCTCCCCACTTGCTGAAAACTGAGCATTAA
- a CDS encoding Uma2 family endonuclease, with protein MTTFHPSETRSEIFYPSEDGEPFAESYVHLDAILTTLEVLRQYLSDQQATVLSNQFLYYAQGVPKLRVAPDVMVIFNVTPGGRDNYKIWEEGEVPAVIFEMTSKGTQREDLETKKTLYENLGVTEYWLFDPKGEWIEEKLRGYRLVNETYQLIEDGHSEPLNLDLQVEDTLIGFYRADTGEKLLIPEELAQALKQAVQARENAERRAEEEHQRVLELEARLARYQQQFGDLPE; from the coding sequence ATGACTACTTTTCATCCCAGTGAGACCCGTTCAGAGATTTTTTATCCCAGTGAGGATGGTGAACCTTTTGCAGAAAGTTACGTTCATCTTGATGCAATATTGACGACGTTGGAAGTGTTACGTCAATACCTGAGTGATCAGCAAGCAACTGTCTTGAGCAATCAATTTTTATACTATGCCCAAGGGGTTCCCAAACTGCGAGTCGCACCAGATGTGATGGTGATTTTTAATGTCACCCCTGGAGGGCGAGATAATTATAAAATTTGGGAAGAAGGAGAAGTTCCTGCGGTTATTTTTGAAATGACCTCCAAAGGAACACAACGGGAAGATTTAGAAACGAAGAAAACACTCTATGAAAATTTAGGAGTTACTGAATATTGGTTATTTGATCCGAAAGGGGAATGGATCGAAGAAAAATTGCGCGGTTATCGTTTAGTGAATGAAACCTATCAACTCATTGAGGATGGACATAGTGAACCGTTAAACCTAGACTTACAGGTAGAAGATACGCTCATTGGCTTCTATCGCGCTGATACGGGAGAGAAATTACTCATTCCTGAAGAGTTAGCCCAAGCCTTGAAACAAGCGGTACAAGCGCGAGAAAATGCGGAAAGACGTGCAGAGGAAGAACATCAACGAGTGCTTGAACTAGAAGCCCGTTTAGCCCGCTATCAGCAGCAGTTTGGTGACTTACCAGAATAA
- the fabF gene encoding beta-ketoacyl-ACP synthase II produces the protein MANSQNQRVVVTGLGVVAPVGNTLDTYWKALLAGQNGIGKITKFDPTAHSSQIAGEVKGFDPHQYLDRKQAKRMDRFAQFALAASFQALSDAQLEINDLNADQVGVMIGTGIGGIKVLEDQQEVYLNRGPSRCSPFMVPMMIANMAAGLTAIHVGAKGPNSCPVTACAAGSNAIGDAFRIIQRGEAQAMICGGTEAAITPLTVAGFASAKALSTRNDDPEHACRPFDRDRNGFVIGEGSGILILESLAHAQARGAKIYGEIVGYGMTCDAYHITSPTPEGTGAARAIALALKDGNLQPQEVSYVNAHGTSTSANDVTETKALKKALGESAYQVAISSTKSMTGHLLGGSGGIEAVATVMAIAQDKIPPTINLENPDPDCDLDYVPHTARETVVNCALSNSFGFGGHNITLAFKKYP, from the coding sequence ATGGCAAATTCGCAAAATCAACGCGTGGTAGTGACGGGATTGGGTGTCGTCGCTCCCGTCGGTAATACCTTAGACACCTACTGGAAAGCCCTCTTAGCAGGGCAAAATGGAATTGGCAAAATTACCAAATTTGATCCGACGGCTCACAGTAGCCAAATTGCAGGAGAGGTGAAGGGGTTTGATCCCCATCAGTATTTAGACCGCAAGCAAGCCAAACGCATGGATCGGTTTGCTCAATTTGCCTTGGCTGCTAGTTTCCAAGCCCTGAGTGATGCCCAGTTGGAGATTAATGACTTGAATGCGGATCAAGTTGGGGTGATGATTGGGACGGGAATTGGTGGGATTAAAGTCCTCGAAGATCAGCAAGAGGTTTATTTGAATCGGGGACCGAGTCGGTGTAGCCCTTTTATGGTCCCGATGATGATTGCGAATATGGCTGCTGGCTTAACTGCAATTCATGTCGGGGCAAAAGGACCCAATTCCTGTCCAGTTACAGCTTGTGCTGCTGGGTCGAATGCCATCGGCGATGCGTTTCGGATTATTCAACGGGGAGAGGCTCAAGCCATGATTTGTGGCGGAACAGAAGCAGCAATTACCCCTTTAACCGTTGCTGGGTTTGCTTCGGCAAAAGCTCTCTCCACACGCAATGATGATCCTGAACACGCTTGTCGTCCGTTTGATCGCGATCGAAATGGCTTTGTTATTGGTGAAGGCTCTGGGATTCTCATTTTAGAATCCTTGGCACACGCCCAAGCACGAGGCGCGAAAATCTATGGCGAAATCGTCGGTTATGGGATGACCTGTGATGCTTACCATATTACGTCCCCCACCCCTGAAGGGACTGGCGCTGCTCGCGCGATCGCGCTGGCTTTAAAAGATGGCAATCTTCAACCACAAGAAGTCAGTTATGTCAATGCTCATGGCACCAGCACCTCCGCCAACGATGTCACCGAAACCAAAGCCCTCAAAAAAGCTCTTGGAGAATCCGCCTATCAAGTCGCTATTAGTTCCACCAAATCCATGACAGGACACTTGCTGGGCGGATCAGGAGGCATTGAAGCCGTGGCAACCGTCATGGCGATCGCGCAGGATAAAATTCCTCCCACCATTAATCTCGAAAACCCCGATCCAGACTGCGACCTCGATTATGTCCCCCATACCGCTCGGGAAACAGTGGTCAACTGTGCATTATCCAACTCCTTTGGATTTGGCGGTCATAACATTACATTAGCCTTTAAAAAATATCCTTAA
- the hslO gene encoding Hsp33 family molecular chaperone HslO, with the protein MADQLIRATAADGGIRAVGLISTRLTEEARQRHNLSYVATAALGRAMSSSLLLASNMKQEQSRVNLRIKSNGPLGGLLVDAGVDGTVRGYVQNPSVELPPNDRGKLDVGGAVGRDGYLYVIRDVGYGYPYSSTVELVSGEIGDDVANYLMTSEQTPSALLVGVFVGAEGVTASGGILLQVLPKASHDEELVQTLESRVGQLSGFTPLMRQGKTLTSIFEELLGDMGLQIFPDVQMVRFHCGCTFERMMGALKLLGIAELEDMIEKDDGAEATCHFCGQVYQASREELVELVEKMKVER; encoded by the coding sequence ATGGCAGATCAGTTAATTCGAGCGACAGCAGCAGATGGCGGGATTCGAGCGGTTGGGCTGATTTCAACCCGACTCACAGAAGAAGCCCGACAACGACATAATCTGTCTTATGTCGCTACCGCAGCATTAGGACGCGCAATGTCCTCTAGTTTATTATTGGCTTCTAATATGAAGCAGGAACAATCTCGGGTTAATCTTCGCATTAAGAGTAATGGTCCTCTTGGTGGTTTATTAGTGGATGCAGGAGTTGATGGAACGGTTCGTGGTTATGTTCAGAATCCCTCGGTGGAGTTACCCCCCAACGATCGCGGTAAGCTAGATGTCGGCGGTGCTGTGGGTCGCGATGGCTATCTCTATGTGATTCGGGATGTGGGCTATGGGTATCCCTATTCCAGTACCGTAGAACTGGTTTCTGGTGAAATTGGTGATGATGTGGCAAATTATTTAATGACATCCGAACAAACGCCGTCTGCGTTGCTCGTGGGTGTGTTTGTGGGTGCAGAAGGGGTCACTGCTTCTGGTGGAATTTTATTACAAGTTCTCCCCAAAGCCTCCCATGATGAAGAATTAGTGCAAACCTTAGAGTCGAGAGTGGGTCAATTATCTGGCTTTACCCCATTGATGCGACAAGGGAAAACCTTAACCAGTATTTTTGAAGAATTGTTGGGCGATATGGGATTACAGATTTTTCCCGATGTGCAAATGGTACGCTTCCATTGTGGTTGTACTTTTGAACGAATGATGGGGGCGTTAAAGTTACTTGGGATTGCTGAGTTAGAAGATATGATTGAAAAAGATGATGGCGCAGAAGCAACTTGTCACTTCTGCGGTCAAGTGTATCAAGCAAGTCGGGAAGAGTTAGTGGAATTAGTGGAGAAAATGAAGGTAGAACGTTAA
- a CDS encoding leucyl aminopeptidase, whose amino-acid sequence MQIQATDKTTLTWSGDTLAVGLFVGGVTVTGELAELDEKLAGTIKELIAETDFDGKAGNNVVTRVGGDTPVRKIMLVGLGETDHFKLDTVRLAGSAIARLAKSQRSKSLAISLPIFDNNPALTAQAITEGVTLALYEDRRFKSEPEEHPLKLESVELLELGNQDAAITKAQQICDGVIFAKELVAAPANSLTSVTLANAVEAMATEHGLELEILEKEDCEKLGMGAYLGVAQASDIPPKFIHLTYKPDGTPRRKLAIVGKGVTFDSGGLNLKPSGSGIETMKMDMGGAGATFGAAKAIAQLKPDVEVHFISAATENMISGHAMHPGDILTASNGKTIEVNNTDAEGRLTLADALVFTEKLGVDAIVDLATLTGACVIALGDDIAGLWSTDDLLAEQLKTASEIGGEKIWQMPLEDKYFEGMKSEIADMTNVGPRQGGSITAALFLKQFIQETPWAHIDIAGTAWADKESGVNNAGATGFPVRTLVNWVCS is encoded by the coding sequence ATGCAAATCCAAGCAACAGACAAAACAACCTTAACTTGGAGTGGTGATACCCTTGCTGTGGGATTATTTGTGGGTGGTGTCACTGTCACGGGTGAGCTTGCCGAATTAGATGAGAAATTAGCAGGAACAATTAAAGAACTGATTGCAGAAACCGACTTTGATGGGAAAGCAGGGAATAATGTGGTGACGCGGGTGGGTGGAGATACCCCAGTTCGTAAAATTATGTTAGTGGGTCTAGGAGAAACAGACCATTTCAAGCTGGATACGGTTCGCTTAGCAGGAAGCGCGATCGCGCGGTTAGCTAAGTCTCAACGTAGCAAAAGCCTCGCCATTAGTCTCCCCATCTTCGATAATAATCCCGCCCTTACCGCACAAGCAATCACCGAAGGCGTAACCCTCGCCCTCTATGAAGACCGTCGTTTCAAATCTGAACCAGAAGAACATCCCCTCAAACTAGAAAGCGTTGAACTGCTAGAACTGGGAAACCAAGATGCAGCCATTACCAAAGCCCAACAAATTTGTGATGGGGTCATTTTCGCGAAAGAACTAGTTGCTGCACCCGCAAACTCCCTCACCTCCGTCACCTTAGCCAACGCAGTAGAAGCAATGGCAACCGAGCACGGTTTAGAACTTGAAATTCTAGAAAAAGAAGACTGTGAAAAGCTCGGAATGGGGGCTTATCTCGGTGTTGCCCAAGCCTCGGATATTCCGCCAAAATTTATCCATCTTACTTATAAACCAGATGGAACACCTCGTCGTAAACTTGCTATTGTCGGGAAAGGTGTCACCTTTGACTCTGGGGGCTTAAACCTGAAACCTTCGGGGAGTGGCATTGAAACCATGAAAATGGATATGGGGGGTGCTGGTGCAACCTTTGGTGCAGCCAAAGCCATCGCCCAACTGAAACCTGATGTGGAAGTTCACTTCATTAGTGCAGCTACAGAGAACATGATTAGCGGTCATGCCATGCACCCAGGGGATATTCTCACCGCCTCTAATGGTAAAACCATCGAGGTGAATAATACTGATGCGGAAGGACGGTTAACCCTTGCTGATGCCCTTGTTTTCACTGAAAAATTAGGGGTTGATGCGATTGTTGATCTCGCCACTCTCACAGGGGCGTGTGTCATTGCTCTCGGTGATGATATTGCTGGCTTGTGGAGTACCGATGATCTCCTTGCAGAACAGTTAAAAACGGCTTCTGAAATTGGCGGGGAAAAAATCTGGCAAATGCCCTTAGAAGACAAGTATTTTGAAGGAATGAAGTCAGAAATTGCGGATATGACGAATGTTGGCCCCCGTCAAGGTGGTTCTATTACCGCAGCTTTATTCTTGAAACAGTTCATCCAAGAAACGCCTTGGGCGCACATAGATATTGCAGGAACTGCTTGGGCTGATAAAGAAAGTGGCGTTAATAATGCAGGTGCAACGGGTTTCCCTGTGCGGACTTTAGTGAACTGGGTGTGTAGCTAA
- a CDS encoding L-lactate dehydrogenase — MNNLFYEFPNNQTEFSRVPSRKGVIIGAGQVGMACAYSLLIQNTLDELVIIDVNQEKLKGEVMDLTHGLPFVEPTQVDAGTIESAVDADIVIITAGAKQKPEQSRLDLVSRNVEIFRSLIPDVVRYAPQAIILIVTNPVDVMTYVSQKFSGLPPSQVLGSGTVLDTARFRSLLAHHFQLDPRSVHAYIIGEHGDSEVPVWSTLNISGRHIFEGETPPEDLINVFEEVKNAAYEIIQRKGATSYAIGLGVTQIVQAILRNQNRILTVSTLIEDFVGIKDICLSLPAVTNAQGVSRIVNLPLSNQEQKQLQDSAQVLRKIIDQLTL; from the coding sequence ATGAATAATCTATTTTACGAGTTTCCAAACAACCAGACAGAATTTTCCCGTGTGCCCTCCCGAAAAGGGGTCATTATTGGTGCAGGACAAGTGGGAATGGCTTGTGCATATTCCCTCCTCATCCAAAATACACTGGATGAATTGGTGATTATTGATGTTAATCAAGAAAAGCTGAAAGGGGAAGTGATGGACTTAACCCATGGCTTACCCTTTGTTGAACCGACTCAGGTTGATGCGGGAACAATTGAAAGTGCCGTTGATGCTGATATTGTTATTATTACCGCAGGGGCAAAACAAAAACCTGAACAAAGTCGTCTCGATTTAGTCTCTCGCAATGTTGAAATTTTCCGCAGTTTAATTCCAGATGTGGTTCGTTACGCCCCACAAGCGATTATCCTGATTGTGACGAATCCTGTGGATGTGATGACTTATGTTTCGCAAAAATTCTCTGGTTTACCCCCATCCCAAGTTTTAGGATCAGGAACGGTTTTAGATACAGCCCGTTTTCGTTCCCTGCTGGCTCACCATTTCCAACTTGATCCTCGTAGCGTCCATGCTTATATTATCGGAGAACATGGGGATAGTGAAGTTCCCGTTTGGAGTACCCTGAATATTTCTGGAAGGCACATTTTTGAAGGAGAAACCCCTCCCGAGGATTTAATTAACGTTTTTGAAGAGGTGAAAAATGCAGCCTATGAAATTATTCAACGGAAAGGCGCAACCAGTTACGCCATTGGCTTAGGGGTAACGCAAATCGTACAAGCAATCTTACGCAATCAAAACCGCATTTTAACAGTCAGTACCCTGATTGAAGATTTTGTTGGCATTAAAGATATTTGTTTGAGTTTACCCGCAGTTACTAATGCCCAGGGAGTGAGTCGAATCGTTAATTTACCCTTGTCTAATCAAGAACAAAAACAATTACAAGACTCTGCACAAGTTTTGCGGAAAATCATTGATCAGCTAACTCTCTGA
- the btpA gene encoding photosystem I biogenesis protein BtpA, with product MDLEQIFQTPHPVIGVVHLLPLPSSPRWGGNLKAVRERAEQEATALAAGGVDGIIIENFFDAPFAKNQVDPAVVSAMTLIVQRVMNLVMLPVGINVLRNDAKSAIAIASCVNAQFIRVNVLTGIMATDQGVIEGEAHELMRYRRELGSEVGIFADVCVKHAYPLGNPPLAMAVQETVERGLADGIIISGGMTGDPPTLEDLEIAAGAAAGKPVFIGSGATWDNVPRLLGAADGVIVASSLKRNGNIKNPIDPIRVSQFVEAVREAENSQQEPFSFSGKA from the coding sequence GTGGACTTAGAACAAATTTTTCAAACTCCCCATCCCGTGATTGGTGTTGTTCACCTGCTGCCCCTCCCTTCTTCTCCCAGGTGGGGCGGTAACTTAAAAGCTGTCCGAGAACGTGCCGAACAAGAAGCTACGGCGTTAGCTGCTGGCGGTGTGGACGGTATTATTATAGAAAATTTTTTTGATGCCCCTTTTGCCAAAAATCAAGTGGATCCGGCGGTTGTGAGTGCGATGACGCTCATTGTGCAACGGGTAATGAATTTGGTGATGTTGCCTGTGGGGATTAATGTTTTACGAAATGATGCGAAAAGCGCGATCGCGATCGCGTCTTGTGTCAATGCTCAATTTATCCGCGTCAATGTCCTGACGGGGATTATGGCAACGGATCAAGGGGTGATTGAAGGAGAAGCTCATGAGTTAATGCGCTATCGGCGAGAATTAGGCTCAGAGGTGGGCATTTTTGCTGATGTTTGTGTGAAGCACGCTTATCCTTTAGGCAATCCGCCTCTCGCCATGGCGGTACAAGAAACGGTTGAGCGGGGGCTGGCTGATGGCATTATTATTTCTGGTGGAATGACGGGTGATCCGCCCACTTTAGAGGATTTAGAAATCGCTGCTGGGGCTGCTGCGGGGAAACCCGTTTTTATTGGCAGTGGCGCGACATGGGATAATGTTCCTCGTCTGCTGGGTGCAGCCGATGGCGTGATTGTGGCGAGTTCTCTCAAGCGCAATGGTAATATTAAGAATCCGATTGATCCGATTCGGGTCAGTCAGTTTGTGGAAGCGGTGCGAGAAGCTGAAAATAGCCAACAAGAGCCGTTTTCCTTTTCTGGGAAAGCATGA
- the acpP gene encoding acyl carrier protein: protein MNQETFNKVKGIVAQQLEIQDQETIKPESKFAEDLGADSLDVVELVMALEEEFDIEIPDEAAEKIATVQAAVDYIEEKAATPS from the coding sequence ATGAATCAAGAAACGTTTAACAAAGTCAAAGGCATTGTTGCTCAACAACTCGAAATTCAAGATCAAGAAACCATCAAGCCTGAATCCAAGTTCGCTGAAGATTTAGGGGCAGACTCCCTCGATGTCGTGGAATTAGTAATGGCGTTAGAAGAAGAATTTGACATCGAAATTCCTGATGAAGCTGCCGAAAAAATTGCCACCGTCCAAGCAGCTGTGGACTATATTGAAGAAAAAGCAGCGACTCCTTCCTAA